Below is a window of Halanaerobiaceae bacterium ANBcell28 DNA.
TTACATTACTGTTCCATATGCAGAATATAAAAGCAAAGAAGATTTTTTAAGTATGGCTGAAAAGTTAAATGAATGGGGTAATATTCTTAAAGAAAAGGGTTTGACTTTGTGTTACCATAATCATGATCAGGAATTTGAAGCCTTTGATGGTGAGTATGGACTTGATTTAATGTATGAGAATGTTGATTCAGATTTGCTCAAGGTTGAGTTGGATATATACTGGGTTAAAAAAGCTGCTCTTGATCCAGTAGATTATCTTTCTAAATATAGCCAGAGGACTCCTTTAGTACATTTAAAGGATATGGATGCCGAAACAGGTGTTTTTGCTGAAGTTGGAGAAGGTGTTATTGATATTCAGGCAATTATAAAGCAGGCGAATAAAGGTGCTGCTGAGTGGTTGATTGTAGAACAGGATATTTGTCAGAGACCTGCTCTTGAAAGTATTGAAATTAGTATAAACAATTTAAAAAAGATGGACATTTAAAATTTGTTTTTATTTAAAAATTGTATTGGTGATATTCCTACGTTTTTTTTAAAAATTTTATAAAAATTCGAGTAATCCCCAAAACCTAATTGATTACAGGTTTCTGAACAAGATTTTCCTGTAGATAACATTTCTTTTGCTTTTAGTATTCGTTTATAGGTAATGTACTGCATAACTGTAAATCCAGTATTTTTTTTGAAAAGATGGCAAAGATAATACTTACTTAAATAAAACTTATTTTCCAACTTCTTTAATGTGATTTTTTTATGGAGGTTATTATTAATATAATTAATAATCTCCATAATTTTTTTATCATAATTTTTATTATATACACTTATTTTTTGTTTTTGATAAACTTTGTTTACGCAAAGCAATATCTGCAAAAACGTAGTATCGATCATAATTTCTGCTTCAGGTGCGTCTTCGACTATATAGCCTATTAATTCTTTGAATTTACTATCCAATTTATTTCCTATTACATCTTTACTATCAAGTAAGTTAGACTTTCCAGTTTTTCTATTTTCAAAACAGTCCAGTAAAGAAAATTTATCATAATTTAATGATTTAATATATTTAGGATTAAAATGTACAACAATTCTTTCATATGCCTCATTAGAGTTAAAAACAGGTTTATGTAATTCTTTATTATTAATTAATAGTAAATCATTACTTTTTATTTGATAGCCTTGCCCTTCAATATAATATGTGACATCTCCTGAAATAAAGTAATATAATTCATAAGAATCATGGGCATGAATATTATACTCTGGACTTTTATAAGAGGTGCTCTGATTTATATTATATTTATTTTCTTTTGAATAATAGATCTTTTCTTTTTTCATTATTTGCTGCTCCTTAGTATAATAGAGTTAATCTTTCTAGAACACTATTAATAACTTTCTTTTATCCGATAGCTAACTGCCAGGGTCTGTTTTTTAGGTCATCCTTGAGGCCTAATCAAATATGCTCATACTGGAATTATCATTGTGTTTATAATCATAGTTTCCAGTAAGGAAAACTAAGAACTCACTTTATTATACAGCAATATTTGCAATATATAAAGCAAAAATAGCAAAGCTTTTTGACAATAGATAAATTATAATTAGGATAAGAGCTAATTATAATAATTTAATCATATTTAATTATTAAAGACTTTGCTTATAATTTTGAGTTTAGTATGAGGAGGAAGATATATGTATTTTACTGGTTTTGCTGATGAAGTAAGCGGAAATCTTGATATGCAAATTAAAGCTACTAAAGAACTGGGGTGGAAGTATATAGAAGCAAGAAATATAGCTGGAGAAAATCTTACTGATATTTCTGATAGTAAATTTGAGGAAGTTTTTGAGAAACTGCGGAAATCTGGTATAAAAGTAAATTGTTTTGGTAGTGCTGTAGCTAACTGGGGTAAAAATCCAGCTGATGAGAAAGATTTTGAGGAAAGTCTTAAGGCTTTAAAAAGGGCAATACCTAGAATGAAAAAGCTTGGTACAAAAATGATAAGAGGTATGAGCTTTGGGATTCCTAAGAAGTTTGATCTTGAAGATAGCATTGAAATGGAAAAGAATATCATAGAGAAGATGAAGTTTTTGATAAACTTATGTGAAGAAGCAGAAATATATTATTTGCATGAGAATTGTATGAATTATTTTTCTCAGTCATATGCACATATGGATAGGATGATGGAAGAAATTGATTCTCCATTTTTTAAAGTAGTCTTTGATACAGGTAATCCTGTTTTTTCCGATAACATGATGGGTGAGACTCCATATCAAAAGCAGGATACGTGGGAATTATGCTAATTATTCAGGAGGTAGAAAATATGGATAAAGTAAAGATTGGAATAATTGGAATTGGCAATATGGGAACAAGTCATGCTAGGAATCTTCTGGCTGCTAAAGTTGCTGGAGGGGAGTTGCATGCTGTCTGTGATACAGATCCAGATAGATTAGAATGGGCAAAGAAAGAGTTAGGAGAAGATGTAAAAAGATATGAGAATCATGATGATTTTTTTGCTGATGATGAACTGGATGCTGTAATTATTGCTACTCCTCACTATGATCATCCACCATTAGCTATTAAAGCTTTTGAAAATGATCTACATGTGTTGGTAGAAAAGCCAGCTGGTGTATATACTAAGCAGGTTCGAGAAATGAATGAGGCTTCTGAAAAAAGTGATAAAGTCTTCTGTATTATGTACAATCAACGTACTAATCCACTATTTCAGAAGCTTAAAGATTTAATAGAATCTGGAGAACTTGGTGAAATTAAAAGGACAAACTGGATTATTACCAATTGGTATCGTTCACAAAGCTATTTTGATTCAGGTGGTTGGAGAGCAAGTTGGGAAGGTGAAGGTGGAGGTACTTTGCTTAATCAAAATCCTCATAATCTTGATCTCTGGCAGTGGACCTGTGGTATGCCAGTTCGTGTTCGTGCTTTTTGTCATTTTGGGAAATATCATGATATTGAGGTTGAAGATGATGTTACAGCATATGTTGAATATGAGAATGGGGCTACGGGTGTCTATATAACTTCAACTGCTGATGCTCCGGGAACTAATCGACTGGAGGTTACAGGGGATAGGGGTAAAATTGTAATAGAAGATAATAAATTAAGCTTCTGGCGTTTACGTACTCCAGAAAGAGAGTTTAATAAAAACTATAAAGGTGGTTTTGGTCAGCCTGAATGCTGGAAATGTGATGTTCCTGTTCATGGTAAAGAGACTGCCCATCTTGGTATTATGAATGATTGGCTTGATTCTATCTTGAATGGCACTGAGTTGCTTGCGCCTGGAGTTGAAGGTATAAAGGGTTTGATGATCTCAAATGCAATGTACCTTTCAAGCTGGAATGATGACTGGATTTATATGCCTATTGATGAAGATTTATTTTATGAAAAACTTCAGGAAAAAATAAAAAATTCAAATTTTGAAAAAAAGGATGTTGGAAATAAGGCACTTGATGTATCTGGAACTCATTAATTACTTGATTAGCAAATAAGTTGATTCTGGGAAATATTTGGAATAGGAGCTTAGTACCAGGACAGAAGTTAAAGGAGAATGAAATATGGAGAAATTAAAAGTAGCGGTTCTTGGCTGTGGTAATATTTTTCCGGTTCATGCTGATATTATAACAGCTAGTAATAAAGCAGAATTAATTGCAGTTGTAGACATTGATGAAAATAAGGCTAAAAAAGCTGCTGGAAAATATAATTGTCTTTACTATACTGACTACCAAGATCTACTGAAAGAAGACCTTGATCTTGTTCATATATGTACACCACATTACCAACACTCTGCTATGGCCATAGATTTTATGGAAGCTGGTCTTGATGTGCTGGTAGAAAAACCAGTAGCCCTTAATAGTGAACGGGCAGAAAAGATGATCGAAACAGCAAAAAACACCAGTAGACGTCTGGGAGTAGTCTTTCAAAATAGGTTCAATGAAAATAATTTGAAAGCAAAAGAAATCCTGGAAAGTGCTAAGCTAGGTAAAATTAAAGCTATTAAGGCTATAGTAACCTGGCATCGAGATGAAGAATATTATCAACAGGACGATTGGAGAGGTGAATTTGCCACAGAAGGTGGTGGGGTATTGATTAATCAAGCCATTCATACCCTGGATTTAATGCAGTGGTTTGTAGGTGAAATAGAGGCTGTTAAAGGGAATGTTGATAATAGGTGCATACATTCAATAGAAGTAGAAGATACTGCAGAAGGAACTATCTTCTTTGAAAATGAAGTCAGAGGCATTTTTTATGCTAGCAATTGTTTTACTGTTAATTCACCTATTCAAATAGAAATAGATTGTGAAAGAGGCAGGATGATTTTAGAAGGTGGTAATTTGAAGATTGATTCCAATGTTTTTGATGACCAGTATGTTGATAGAAATAATACTAAATATAAATCTTATTGGGGATATGGCCATAAAACTTTGATTGAAGGTTTTTATAAAGATGTTATAGAAAATACTAATGATTTTACAATTAGTGCTGAAGATGGCATCAAGTGTTTACGGTTGATAGAGGCTATATATGAATCCTCAAAAAGCGCTAGTTTGGTGGAAATTAGGAAATAGTGTTGTGAGCAGGCTAATTACTAATAGCTTTAATAAAAAGTTTAAAAACCAAAGAGGTGTTCTTTATGAAAATTGCAGCACAATTATATACTTTAAGAGAATTTCTGCAAACTCCTAAGGAAATTGAAAAAACATTAAAGAAAGTAAAAAAAATAGGGTATGATGCAGTACAGGTATCAGGATTAGGACCTATTGATCCACAGGAATTAAAGGATATAGTTGACAAAGAAGGATTAAGTATTTGTGCTACACATATTGCTTTTGATCGTATGAAAAAAGATTTAGAAGGGGTAATTAGGGATCATAAATTATGGAATTGTAAATATGTAGGATTGGGTTCTATGCCAGGTGAATATAGAAAAGATAAAGAAAGTTATATTCACTTTACTAAAGAGGCTTCAGAGATGGCTCGTAAGTTAAAAGAAAATGGTTTACAATTTGTTTATCACAATCATAATTTTGAGTTTCGTAAATTTGGCAGCAAAACAGGAATGGACATCCTTTTTGAAGAAAGCGATTTGGAAGTGTTTGATTTTGAATTGGATACTTATTGGGTTCAGGCAGGGGGGGCTGATCCTGTAGAATGGATAAAAAAAGTTGCAGGCCGAATGAAAGTAGTTCATTTTAAAGATATGATGATATCTTCAGATATTGAGCAGCGTTTTGCTGAAATTGGAGAGGGTAATTTGAACTGGTCAAGAATTATAGAGGCTTGTAAAGAAATTGGAGTAGAATGGTGTCCTGTTGAGCAGGACCTTTGTTATGACCGTGATCCTTTTGAAAGTTTGGTCATTAGTTATAATAATCTAAAGGAGATGGGACTTTAGTTGTAGAAGATATGTCAAGTACTAAGGTTTTTTATATAGATGAGGATGAGATATGATATTAGTATGAAGATGATATTTAGATGGTATGCTGAGTTAATTTTATATTTTAAACCTAGATAAAGGGGTCAATTTAATTGGCTCCTTTTATATTTTCGAGTATAGAATAATATTAATAGGAAATTATGGATATTAACACTGGGCTTGTGTATTAATTTAGAAAAATAAAACTACTATTTACTTATTATTTGCTAATTTCTTATTCTAGACTTTATGAGTGAAAGATGTTACAATAAACTATGGAAATTAATAAATTTTAATTTGCTTTTTTTAGCGATTTTTTTTGCATTTTAATAGAGGAAAATAGCATAGCTTTATTGAATTAATAATTAAGAATTATATATTTCTAGTAGTAAAAAAAGTAAATTGGGAATAAGTTTTTTGAAATGTAGAATTATATAGTATGGGATTAGTAGAAAGGTATCTTATGAATAGTACACGTCGTATTGTCTTGGTTGGTTTATTGGTATCTTTAGGTTTGATATTGCATTTTGTGGAGGCGATGCTTCCTATGTCTGCAATAGTACCTGGGGCTAAATTGGGTTTAGCTAATATAGTTAGTTTAGTGGGATTAGTTTTGCTAGGTTTTCAAGGTGGCTTGCTAATTTTGCTTTTGCGTATTATTTTAGGTTCTCTATTAATTGGAACTTTTATGACAATTAGTTTTTATTTGAGCTTAAGTGGAGGTTTACTGTCTTATCTTATAATGGCATCTGCTTATTTTACATTTAGAGAGAAATTTAGTTTAATTGGCTATAGCGTAATTGGAGCTACCTTCCATAACATCGGGCAAATAGTGATTGCTTATTTCATTATACAAAATCCAGGAATATTTTATTATTTACCTTATTTAGTCTTATTAGCGATACCAACAGGTATTGGAGTAGGTTTAGTTTCTTATTTCTCAATATCTTATCTACCTGCTGAGAGTTCAAGGAGGGTGTAAAGTGAAAAAGCTTGTCTTAGCTTCTAAGTCACCTCGTAGAGTGGAATTGCTAAAAATGATGGGATTTGATTTTGCTATTATTCCTAGCCATATAAATGAAGATGAATATTTAGGATTAAATCCCGTGGAGATGGTAAAAAAATTAGCAAAAGCAAAGGCAGAACGAGTTGCTGAAAACTTAGAGAATACAGTAGTAATTGCTGCTGATACAATAGTTCTTATTGATGATATAATATTAGGTAAACCTCTTAATCGAGGAGAAGCAGTTTCTATTTTACAAAAAATACAGGGCGAAAAGCATCAAGTTTTTACAGGATTTGCTGTTTGTGATACAGAAACAAAGAATTTTATAGTTGATTATGATAAGACAGATGTATTTATGCGTTCAATTTCTGATGAGGAAATTATGAGTTATGTGGATACAGGTGAGCCTATGGATAAGGCTGGGGCTTATGGTATTCAAGGAATAGGTGGAATCTTTGTAGATAAGATTCTTGGATCTTATTTTACTGTAATGGGGTTACCTATTCATAAGTTGGCTTTAGTATTGAGGGATTTTGATTTTAAGATTTTTTAATTCCAATTATTATTTTTGTTTATAATTAGACTTTGTGGCTAATTTATATAATTTATATGTAGGGAGTAGAAGTTAATATGGGTGCTGTTGAGTATAGGTTTACTATCAAAGAGATGCCTGAAAATGAGCGCCCCCGCGAAAAACTAGTACAATATGGAGCAGAAAATTTATCAGATGCCGAATTATTAGCTTTGATAATAAGAGTAGGCAATAAGAAAAGAACAGCAGTTGAATTATCACAGGATATACTAAATAAATTTGGGGGACTTAAAGCATTAAATTACTTAAGTTTTAAAGATTTTATGACTGTTAATGGTATGGGGATAGCAAAAGCTGTACAATTAAAAGCTGTTGCTGAATTGAGTAAGCGTTTAGCTACATTAAATCGCGAAGAAAAGGAAGTTATTAAATCTCCAAGAGATGCTGCTCATCTCTTGATGCCAGAGTTGCGTTATTTAACTCAAGAGGTTTTTAAAATTGTACTTCTTGATATAAAAAATCAAGTTATAGCTATTCCGATGATTAGTAAAGGAGGTTTGACAAGCTCTATAGTACATCCCCGTGAAGTTTTTAAGGAAGCGATAAAACATAGTTCGGCAGCAATGATTTTAGTTCATAATCATCCTAGTGGTGTACCTGAGCCTAGTCGTGATGATATTAATATTACCAAGAAATTAATAGATGCCGGCAATATTATGGGAATAGATGTTTTGGATCATATTATTATAGGAGATGGTGTCTTTATAAGTATGAAAGAAAAAGGTTATATCTAATGTCTTGTATTAATAATTTTATAAGACAAGCTAATTGTGGAAGTAATTAAAAATTACGATATTATAGTTATTGATTTTGGGATAAATAGTTATTTTTTTAATATAGAAAGGGGAAAAATAATGGTATTTAAATTTGTTAGTGCACCGTTTTCACGCGACCTAGGAATTGATCTAGGTACTGCAAATACATTAGTTTATGTAAAAGGGAAAGGAATATTAATACGAGAACCATCAGTAGTTGCTTTAAGAGATAATCAGGAGGATGTTTTAGCTGTTGGTGATGAAGCAAAAAGAATGATTGGACGTACTCCTGGAAATATAGTGGCTGTTAGGCCCATGAAAGATGGAGTAATAGCTGATTTTGATGTTACAGAAACAATGATTAGGTATTTTATTGAAAAAGCACATAAAAGGACTAAATTAGTTCGCCCACGTATTATTATTTGTGTACCTTCAGGGGTTACTGAAGTAGAAAAACGTGCAGTATTAGATGCTGCTACACATGCTGGGGCCCGTGAAGCATATTTAATAGAAGAACCAATGGCAGCTGCTATAGGAGCAGGACTTCCAGTTCATGAGCCTACAGGTAACATGGTAGTAGATGTTGGTGGTGGTACTACAGAGGTTGCTGTAATTTCATTAGGTGGTATAGTAAGTAGTCGTTCAATTCGTATTGGTGGTGACGATATTGATCATAGTATAATTCATTATATTAAGAAAAAATATAAATTGATGATTGGAGAACGAACCGCTGAAGAAATAAAAGTAGGGATTGCTTCTGCTACTTCAACAGAGATTGAGGAAAGTGTTAAAGAAGTAAGAGGTAGAGATTTAGTTACTGGACTTCCTAAGAATCTTGAAATTACTTCAGAAGAGATTAGAAATGCCATACAAGAACCTGTTAATTCAATTGTAGAGGCTGTTAAATATACATTAGAACAAACTCCGCCTGAACTTTCAGCAGATGTAATGGATAGAGGCATTGTTCTAACAGGAGGGGGAGCCTTATTAAAAGGTTTAGATAGTTTATTGATTGACCAAACACAAATGCCAGTTCATATAGCAGATGAACCACTCGATTGTGTAGTAAAAGGAACAGGAATTGCTCTAGAAGAAATAAAATCCCTTAGAGATGTTCTGGTTACTTCAAAAAAAATATCTTAATATAAACAGGTGGTGTTAGTTTGAATAAATTGAACTGGACGACCATATTGATATCGTTGTTGGTAGTGTTTTTGATTGTTGGCCTTGGATTTATTAACTTTCCTGATTTTGCACTTTTGAATTGGATCGAACAGGGGATATATAATGTGATAACTCCTGTTCTGAATTTTAGCAATGGCTTGTATTATTCACTTGGAAATTATTGGAGCAGCATAGTTAATAGTGCTGCTTTAATAGAAGAAAATAAAGCTTTACGTGAAGAAATCTCAATGTATAAAATGGAAATGCTATATAGGGACTATTATAAAAACGAGAATATAAGATTAAGGGAATTACTTTCGTTTAAAGAACAATTGTCTTTTGAAAGTATTGGTGCAAGAGTAATAGGTTATAGTGTTACTCATTGGGGCGATAGGATGACTATTAATAGAGGTGCTCGAGATGGAGTTCAAGAAAGAATGCCAGTAGTTACTTACGGTGGTGCTCTTCTTGGACGTATTGAGACTGTAGGAGCTTTTTCTTCTCAAGTTTTATTAATAACTGATCCTGAATTTACTATAGGTGGAATAGTTGAGAGAGAAGAGTCTAGAGCTATTGGTATAGTTAGAGGACAAATAAATGAGACAAGTATTAATATTATGGACAATATATCCTGGAATACCAGGAGTCCAGAAGGAGATATTGAACTTGGTGATAATATAGTTAGTTCTGGTTTATCGGATAGTTTTCCGAGAGGACTTCCTATAGGTCGAGTCATCAATATAGAAAGTGACTCTTTTGCTTTATCTCAAAAAGCTGAAATAGAATTGTATATGTCTGAAAAGACGGTAGAAGAGGTATTAATTATTACTGATTTTTAAAAAGGGGGGGTTGAAATTAAACTTTTTATAAAGAATTTCATCTTTATAATTTTTGCTTTGTTCTTACAGATTAAAATTCCCCCAAACTTTATTTTTGAAGGAATAAAGCCAGACTTTTTATTAATTATAGTAGTAGTTATTAGCTTAAATTATGGAGTCAATAAAGGCGCGTTTTATGGTCTATTAGCAGGACTGTTTCAGGATCTTTTTATGACAGGCTTTTTTGGTGTTTTTACAATTATTAAAGTCTTTATTGCTAGTTTAACTGGTTTTGTGGAAGGCGTAGTTTTTAAAGATTTTATTATAATATCTCCTATTATAATATTTTTGGCTACTATCCTTAATGAATCTTTAATTATTCTACTTTCTGAAAATATTTTATTTAATATAAATTATTTTAATGTTTTAAAATCAATTATTTTACCAGCATCATTAGTTAATGCTATTATCGGACTTATTATATATTATATTTATTATAAAATTGATGTAGATGGAGGCAGTAATCATGGATAAGAGAATTAGTATCTTTAAAATAATTATTGTGCTTGTTTTCTTGTTTCTGATTCTCCGTGCAGGACAATTGCAAATAATACGAGGAGATTATTACTATCAATTGTCTGAAGGTAATAGAATGTCACAACGTCCTGTGTTAGCACCCCGGGGTAGAATACTTGATAATGACTATAATGTCTTGGTTTCAAATAGAGAAGCATATAGTATTTATCTTTTACCAAATGAGGTTCCTCCTGAGTACACTATTGATGAATTGATAAGCAGGTTAGCGTCTTTAAGTTCTTATGATGAGGAAACTCTTATGAATAATTATAATAGAGGGAGAGGTCATAGGTCAAATGCTGTCTTATTAAAAAGAAATATTTCTCGACAGACAATGGTTATCGTTGAAGAAAACATTGATGAACTTCCTGGAATTATGACGAATATTTCTTCGATGAGAGAATATGTTTATGGAGAGTTTGCACCACATATCCTTGGCTATGTAGGTGAAATTAATCGTGATGAACTAATAAGATTTAATGAGACTGGTGTTAATTACAGAGGCGGAGATGTTGTAGGCAAAACTGGATTGGAACGATTTTATGAGCCCTACTTAAGAGGAACAAATGGAATTGAGCAGATAGAGGTGAATAGCAGGGGTATTATGGCAAGAACCTTGGCTACTTTACCACCAGAACCTGGTAATGATTTGGTTCTAAATATAAATGTTGACTTACAACAATATGTTGAAACTCTTCTTGAAGAAGAGTTATATCGTTTAAGAAATGTTGCTTCAGAGGACGATGAATTATTTCCACCAACTGGAGCTGTAGCTATAGCTATGGATCCTAAGACTGGTGCTATTTTAGCCATGGCTAGTGTACCAGGATATGATTTGAATCTTTTTGTTGAAGGGATATCACATCAAGATTTTGCTGACTTAAATAATAACCCCTTAAGACCATTATATAATAGGCCAATTATGAATGAAGTGAATCCTGGTTCTGTATTTAAATTAGTAACTGGAGCTGCTGCTATTGAAGAACTAGGTGTGACTGCAGATACAAGCTTTGTAGATAATACCGGTATATATAGAATTGGTGAATTTGAGTATCGTAATTGGTATCGCTGGGGTGGAGAAGGAGAATTGAATTTTACTAGAGCTATTGCTCGTTCCAATAATGTGGTTTTTTACCAATTGGGTCATGAGCTATATAACCTTGATAGGGCTAATAGAGGAGATAATCTTGCTCAGGCAGCGAGAGAGTTTGGTTTTGGAGCTAAAACTGGGGTTGATCTTCCTAATGAACGCGTAGGTATAGTCACTGATAATGAATGGAAATTAAGGACACATGGAGAGATATGGTATCCTGGTGATGCAGTACAATTAGCTATTGGTCAAAGGCTTACCACAACTCCATTGCAAGTAATTAATATGATGTCTGCCATAGCTAATGGTGGATACTTATATCGTCCTCGCTTAGTAGATAAGATAATAGATCATAATGGAGAAATAATAGTTGATTTTGAGCCTGAAGTGATCAGAGAACTACCTTTTGAACAAAGCACCTATGATATATTAATAGAAGGTTTAAGGGAAACCACCAGGGAGTCTTATGGAACAGCATCTAGACATTTTATGGATTTTCCAGTTGAAGTTGTCGGGAAGACTGGTACGGCACAGACTAGAGCAGCAGGGGCAAATCATGGTTGGTTTGCTGGTTTTGCACCTATAGAGGATCCTGATTTGGCAGTTTTGGTATTTTTAGAAGAGGGTAATTCTAGTGCTTATACCTTACCGATTGCTGCTGATATTTTTAGAAAGTATTATGAGGTTGAAGAAGATATAGAATTAGAAATAGAATTGGATATAGAGTTGGATAATTAATTGTGCTTTATAAGAAGGGTTTTCTATATTTTTAACGAATTATATAAGTATGTATATATAATATTATCTAAAATATAGATATTTAGTCATGAAGGAGAACTTATATGGATGCAATTTCTTTTAAGGTTACATCACAGGGAGTTTATATAAATCTTAATCCCGAGAAGGAGTTTTTTGATATTCAAAAAGCTCTTTTAAAACACAGTAATGAAGCGAGTAATTTTTTTGCTGGAGTTGATTTATATATAAATCTTAATGGTCTCAATCTCTTGATGGACGAAATGCAGGAATTAATTGAACTAGTATCACGATATGAAAAAGTGGAGAATGTTTACTTTATAAGCCAAGAAGTTTCTTTGAAGTCTCGAAATATGGATACAATTTTGATTAATAGAACTATACGTTCTGGGCAGTTAATTAAATATCCAGCTAATATTGTTATTATAGGGGATGTAAACCCTGGTGCAGAGGTGATAGCTGGTGGTGACATTCTTGTAGTGGGTAAGTTGCGAGGTGTAGTTCATGCTGGGGCTACAGGGGCAAATGATTCACAGATTATTGCTCTTAAATTACAGCCTACTCAATTAAGGATTGCTAATATTATCTCCCGCTCACCTGATGAATTGAAAAATGTGGAGCCAAATGCTCCAGAAAGAGCATATGTAAAAAATGGGACAATAATTGTTGAAGAATTAGAACAAAAATAGTTTAAGATAATACAAATTACATAAAGGGGGAACCCAAATGTCGGGAAAAGTTATAGTTGTAACTTCAGGAAAAGGTGGTGTAGGAAAAA
It encodes the following:
- the mrdA gene encoding penicillin-binding protein 2; translation: MDKRISIFKIIIVLVFLFLILRAGQLQIIRGDYYYQLSEGNRMSQRPVLAPRGRILDNDYNVLVSNREAYSIYLLPNEVPPEYTIDELISRLASLSSYDEETLMNNYNRGRGHRSNAVLLKRNISRQTMVIVEENIDELPGIMTNISSMREYVYGEFAPHILGYVGEINRDELIRFNETGVNYRGGDVVGKTGLERFYEPYLRGTNGIEQIEVNSRGIMARTLATLPPEPGNDLVLNINVDLQQYVETLLEEELYRLRNVASEDDELFPPTGAVAIAMDPKTGAILAMASVPGYDLNLFVEGISHQDFADLNNNPLRPLYNRPIMNEVNPGSVFKLVTGAAAIEELGVTADTSFVDNTGIYRIGEFEYRNWYRWGGEGELNFTRAIARSNNVVFYQLGHELYNLDRANRGDNLAQAAREFGFGAKTGVDLPNERVGIVTDNEWKLRTHGEIWYPGDAVQLAIGQRLTTTPLQVINMMSAIANGGYLYRPRLVDKIIDHNGEIIVDFEPEVIRELPFEQSTYDILIEGLRETTRESYGTASRHFMDFPVEVVGKTGTAQTRAAGANHGWFAGFAPIEDPDLAVLVFLEEGNSSAYTLPIAADIFRKYYEVEEDIELEIELDIELDN
- the mreD gene encoding rod shape-determining protein MreD, producing MFALFLQIKIPPNFIFEGIKPDFLLIIVVVISLNYGVNKGAFYGLLAGLFQDLFMTGFFGVFTIIKVFIASLTGFVEGVVFKDFIIISPIIIFLATILNESLIILLSENILFNINYFNVLKSIILPASLVNAIIGLIIYYIYYKIDVDGGSNHG
- the mreC gene encoding rod shape-determining protein MreC; translation: MNKLNWTTILISLLVVFLIVGLGFINFPDFALLNWIEQGIYNVITPVLNFSNGLYYSLGNYWSSIVNSAALIEENKALREEISMYKMEMLYRDYYKNENIRLRELLSFKEQLSFESIGARVIGYSVTHWGDRMTINRGARDGVQERMPVVTYGGALLGRIETVGAFSSQVLLITDPEFTIGGIVEREESRAIGIVRGQINETSINIMDNISWNTRSPEGDIELGDNIVSSGLSDSFPRGLPIGRVINIESDSFALSQKAEIELYMSEKTVEEVLIITDF
- a CDS encoding rod shape-determining protein, with the protein product MVFKFVSAPFSRDLGIDLGTANTLVYVKGKGILIREPSVVALRDNQEDVLAVGDEAKRMIGRTPGNIVAVRPMKDGVIADFDVTETMIRYFIEKAHKRTKLVRPRIIICVPSGVTEVEKRAVLDAATHAGAREAYLIEEPMAAAIGAGLPVHEPTGNMVVDVGGGTTEVAVISLGGIVSSRSIRIGGDDIDHSIIHYIKKKYKLMIGERTAEEIKVGIASATSTEIEESVKEVRGRDLVTGLPKNLEITSEEIRNAIQEPVNSIVEAVKYTLEQTPPELSADVMDRGIVLTGGGALLKGLDSLLIDQTQMPVHIADEPLDCVVKGTGIALEEIKSLRDVLVTSKKIS
- the minC gene encoding septum site-determining protein MinC, with the protein product MDAISFKVTSQGVYINLNPEKEFFDIQKALLKHSNEASNFFAGVDLYINLNGLNLLMDEMQELIELVSRYEKVENVYFISQEVSLKSRNMDTILINRTIRSGQLIKYPANIVIIGDVNPGAEVIAGGDILVVGKLRGVVHAGATGANDSQIIALKLQPTQLRIANIISRSPDELKNVEPNAPERAYVKNGTIIVEELEQK